The genome window cTAAAACAacgatatacagggtgttgcaaaaagggtatactaagccgaaacctacatgtgcagcatgttatatctaaataAATCGTATCGAAATAAATCATATCGAAACTGAagtcagaatttgaaaattcgcgaaaaaaaattttcattttccatagaaactttgttggtcacgtgactttttactatggtttttttttttttcgcgaatttccaaattctgttttcagtttcgggcttagatataccatgctgcacatgtaggtttcggcttagtataccaattttgcaacaccctgtatagtagtGGCTCGCTCAGCAGCGccccgaaacttagtttttcatcatatacttacaggatgttgcaaaaagggtatactacgccgaaagggggtgactcaggcggtcattctgaacaactattgttctacgagttttggaaattcatgaaataaaatatttccttttccatagaaactttgtcggtcacgtgacttttttactatggacaacgaatattttttttgcgaatttttaaaacttgtagaacaaaagttgttcagaatgaccccctgagtcacccccttttggcttagtataccctttttgcaacaccctgtagagtgaaCCCCTGTACTACGTTTACTGAAAAATTGATTTCCTGCAATAACACGGACTAGTTGGAAGGGTGTAAGGACCCTCCGCGTAATACGGTCTCAAGGAGTACTACTTGAGTGAAAGTTATGGGTTTTATTCGTTTTACCACTGTGTGTCTATTTGGGGTCAAGTGATGGTGATGTAGTATTTTGCATCAGTGATGATGCAACTGATGATGACCTTTTGGGTGCggtttgtttttgtgttgTCATTACCTGCATGGTGTCTTAACTTAACCTATATTAttctatttatctatctagCCTGACTTTATAAATACGCTAATGTTTACTAAAGTTGGAAAAAGTAGCTCAAGTtaggaaaaactaaaaatttttaagtttattttctttaaatggTTTAGGTGAATGgtgtaataatgttttttattatcattaatttcattatctACAAGAAAAAAGTTGGTGACGCTGCAAGAGTTAATCTCAGCTGGATCTACTGAAttgattttgaaaaatattaaaaaagttcAAAGCCACGTTATTTCTGATAGGCTTTTATCCTGGAATCCCTACGGTTAAAACTTTCTCAACGCTTTCAAACTCATGGTAAAAGCtagtttcaaaaataaaatgcgACAGTAAACCACGTACAAACTGTGGAACGAAAATCCAACAACGGTGGAAAAAAGACACGTAGCTTTacgtataccctttttgcaacaccctgtactgTATATTGTAGTTACGTGCCAAAACTCTACGTCAAATGGATTAATAATATGAACCGAACACGCAAAACCCTGTATAAATCTCGTAATCCACGAAACAGCTAATAcgagtataatttatttcaatattatatcTACCTACGGGGTGTTATTCTTAGAGgtatagtatacctacctcGTATCTAACTCATATATTTAcgcctgagtcaccccttgAATTTTGGGCTTCCATAGCGTGGGACGTCCTACAGCACGCCGGGCGAAAGGTAATGGCTATGGTAGTAGTGGCTGAATAAGGAAGGACTAGGCAGGGTTGatgcgctccttgggagagccCATGTCCAGCAGTCCAGAGAATagtttaagtatattatttacttataggtAAGTGCCTGGAAAACAAACGAAGCCACCAAATCCATACAAGAGGCTTACATTCATTGTTGAATAACTAATTCATttgttaagtaagtattagtaGGCATCCCATTAACTATGAAGAATTTTGGGAGCTACTTAAGAGCGTAAAATACTTGTAATCTGAACTAGCTAAATGAGAATTACAAATGAGGATTAGAGAAGATTAATGAAATGAATATTATGTTCTACATCGATACTAAATAAGCTCTGCTAAGAAATAGTACATGTACTTATGTGtaacagtaggtaggtacattgtcAGCCAAATTAATGATGAAGTTGacttacttatatcaatattcAGCAGATACCTACATTCTGTCAACACCTATGCAGCAGCGAGTTTTTTAACGCcgagttaaataaatacaaattaggttaggtacttaattaatttattgctcatttctaaataaatacataatacctataaatatatattaaattacattaaattcTTCAAACACTATTCCCCGATCAGTAACCTTCCACATAGTCTTTTTCCACCACCTGTGTCGGTGCCAGAACAGTTTTATCGTCCACCTCATAGTTCATGTCAAGGCTTCGGCTCCTGATGATTTCCTTGTAGACGTGAGCTGACTTCCGCGGTGTTCGTTTGCGTTTCGGGTCTTTGAAGTCCACTTCGAATATGCCGAATTTGTCTCTGCAACAGTATTGTCATTTGGTTTTATGCTGCTTTCTCAGTGGCTGGTTGAAGGTCACGGAAAAAGTGGTGTGgcttgtggcgctccttgggagaggtctGTGACCAGCAGTGAATGATTACGGGCTGATTATGATTAAGACTACCGATAtgaatatacactcacgagcaaatgaaaaagttccacctgccaatTGCCATTCTATATGTCATTGGAACTTTATatttgcttgtgagtgtattattccttgattatttctttatcttataacaaaattagcATTATGATGCCAGTTAGGCACGTGTATGGATATAGATGCATGACATATTATAAcacgtaggtataataatgtgTTACATACTTGAGTATTTTTACAGTTCTAATATCAATCATTATATCAATGAGTAAGTATTATGTATTAGTTGATGTGATGATGATCTGAATATACCTTAGTTCTCCACTCTGCCGCACTCTTTTCCAATTCATTCTTTATACGATTAGTTCGAATAAGCCTACTCAGAAACTAAATATAtagttaagttttattttgatcaAACGACCTGTAGATTGAGTCTGAgctgaaattttgaaagagtcaacatttttaagtaaatttgtATAACTTACGCATAACCGCTCATCCATTCGAAGTTATCGAAGAGACTCCAAGCCGTGTAGCCTTTAATGTTGGAACCTTCTTCCACGGCATCCAGCAGGGCACCCAGATACGTCCGGTAATACTTGACCCGGTCGTTGTCGATCAGGCCACCGGATGTCGACCAGCCGTTCTCGGTGATCCAGACAGCTGGATTATCGTACAGGTATCGTACTTGAGTCAGGATCTTGTAGAAGCCCCATGGTACTGACTGTGGGGAAAAAGGGTTTTTTAATTGCGGCTTACCCTTTACAGACAGTGGTAGAaaggtaaatttaaatatttatatgtgAGAATTGCTAACTTTGGCAGATGCAGATTGATAGTGATGCAGATGCAGCTGATAACATTATTTGTGAAGTCATTCTGCAACGGGAAGTTAGACAAATAAATTCGCGGTAGGTATTATCAATGTCTCTTTTAGGGTTTAAAAACTAGAAGAtattaattaaagttgaaaaaacaataTACTAATAATACTTTGACAATACCTGAAGCCAACTAGACTGGGCTTGAGGCCACGATGCATCCTTGACCATCACAGCGCTCATATCATCCATATACGACGGCACTGGGTACATTCCCTCCAACGACGCGTCTCTGTACGTCAGTTTAGTCGTATACGAGTTGATGCCGAGGAAATCCGAGGTTCCTCTTATGTAGACTATCTCTTCAGAGGACAGGACCGGTAGACGGGATCGGAGGAAGCCCTGCTCTTTACTGCGTAACCTGACGTTGTTCTTCAGGGATAGAGGGAAGTCGCCCGTCTTGGAGAATATGGGATGGATGTATTGACCCCACTGGAAacaaattaaagttattataacTTGTGTACTGGGAGATTAGTGTGTCTGAATGGATGGCTTTGGAAGATCTCGAAAAATCTTATAGCGCATTGACTTTCCTTAATCAGATCTGGTGTTTTGGCGTCTTTCAGTCCAAAAGAACAATCGAAAACCCCTAATAATATTACACGATATTCATTATAAACCAGTTACCTACTCACATCAAACTGCCTGGCATCTTCAGCCGCCTGGTGGTCCTCAATGGTATCAGAAGCCGGCTCATACCACGTGCAGCTGACAGAAATACCGATCTGCCCATTCTGCTTATACCTGTAGTTCTCGTCATACAAATGGTACACTTTAGCGTGGGATAGAAGCACGTTTTTCGCGCAAATGTACTCGGCTATTCCAGTCATGTTGAGTTGAGGGGCCTTAGCGGTGGAGCCGTAACCTTCATAGCAAATCTGTTTGGGCTCATTGATCGTGATCCAGTACTTCACTTTGTCTCCAAACTTATCAAACACAACCCTTGCGTACTGCTCAAACCATTCGACAATAAGTGGGTTCGCGAAGCCACCCAACTTCTGCAAGCTAGACGGAAGGTCCCAATGATACAACGTGACCATCGGCTCAATCTTATTCTTTAACAACTCCGTTATCAGGTTATCATAGTAGTCTATACCTTTCTGATTAATCTGGTCTGCAAAACCAGTAGGTAAGATTCGTGACCAGGATATGGAGAACCGGTAGAAGTCCAGACCGAGTTGTTTCATGAGTTCCACGTCTGACTTCCAGAGATGGTAGGTGTCAGCTGCCACATCTCCTGTGCTGCCATCTGAGATGGGTGACGGGTGAGTGTGGGTCAAGTCGTCCCATATTGATGGGCCTTTGCCTGAaagttattataatcataCAATGTGTTGTAGGTAACACGAGTACGTATTACAAGTATTACTACACTATTTTGTCTACAATGTTAAGAATGTATTGTCAAAAAGTGATAAATTAAAGATGCCATTGCCAGAAAAATACTAATCCTTTaccgttgcaaagttagcgtaGTCGGActctaaataaattactttcgAGGCCAAAatagaacaaatttaataattaggaGAAATAAGTAGTTATCTAATAACccatatatttaaaaaaaagtacaaaCCATCTTCATTCCACGCCCCCTCGACCTGGTAAGCGGCTGTGGCTGCTCCGAAATTGAAG of Plutella xylostella chromosome 26, ilPluXylo3.1, whole genome shotgun sequence contains these proteins:
- the LOC105381023 gene encoding myrosinase 1 codes for the protein MTVNLFVILCSLVLWVDNGVHSLQKPVRKFPEGFNFGAATAAYQVEGAWNEDGKGPSIWDDLTHTHPSPISDGSTGDVAADTYHLWKSDVELMKQLGLDFYRFSISWSRILPTGFADQINQKGIDYYDNLITELLKNKIEPMVTLYHWDLPSSLQKLGGFANPLIVEWFEQYARVVFDKFGDKVKYWITINEPKQICYEGYGSTAKAPQLNMTGIAEYICAKNVLLSHAKVYHLYDENYRYKQNGQIGISVSCTWYEPASDTIEDHQAAEDARQFDWGQYIHPIFSKTGDFPLSLKNNVRLRSKEQGFLRSRLPVLSSEEIVYIRGTSDFLGINSYTTKLTYRDASLEGMYPVPSYMDDMSAVMVKDASWPQAQSSWLQSVPWGFYKILTQVRYLYDNPAVWITENGWSTSGGLIDNDRVKYYRTYLGALLDAVEEGSNIKGYTAWSLFDNFEWMSGYADKFGIFEVDFKDPKRKRTPRKSAHVYKEIIRSRSLDMNYEVDDKTVLAPTQVVEKDYVEGY